In the Lagenorhynchus albirostris chromosome 16, mLagAlb1.1, whole genome shotgun sequence genome, AGTTCTAAACATCATGAAGAAACTTTTTGCTGTTACGCTTTCTTAATTGAAAATATTCCAGTTAATAATGTTCATAATGTATACTATTTCGATTCTGTATTAAATTAACTTACTTCATAAGTGGAGCTATAGGGAGCTTACATGATGTAACAAAAGGGAGATTTGTGAAAGTAAGGCTATTAAATCATGTCTTAAATTCCCCCCCCAATAATATGTGTATCATTTAATTATCAATTTGAAAACTTTTGTGatagtttaatattttaagtataataatttataataaatatacaaatgtaatagtttgtgctatttttaataacatacaatgtgtatgtgttttaattGGCTATTTAGATAGACATATGTTGGATTCTCCACAAAAATCGAACATCAAATATGGAGAAAGTGGATTGTCCATCAGTGGGACAGAGCAGTTTGAAAGGAAACTATCCTCACCAAAAAGATCTAAACCCAAAAGGGTGCCATCAGAAAAGAGCCCCGTCTTAGAGGCATTCATGAAAGGTGTTAAAGAGCACCATAGAGATCATGGTGTACATGAGTCACGTCAGCCTTGTGTGTCACTCGCCACCAAATGTCCAAAGGCAGTTACAAAATACGTTCCTCCTTCATATCTCTTGTCAAAAGAGACGAAGAAAAAACATCAGTCTCCAGAGGGAAGGAAGTCACATTTCATTCATGAAAATAGCAGGGAGAAGAATGATGGAGATCGAGGCAAAATCAGTGCAGATTCTAAAAAGCAGGCCGCGGTGACAGAAGCTGACATCTTCAAGAACAGCTCCAGAAGTCTTAGCAGCAGGAGCAGCCTGTCCAGGCACCACCCAGGAGAAAGCCCACTGGGAGCTAAGTTCCAGTTGTCTCTAGCTTCTTACTGCAGAGAAAGAGAACTAAAGAGGTTGAGAAGGGAGCAAATGGAGCAGAGAATCAACTCAGAAAATTCTTTCTCAGCAGCAAGCACTCTTTCCTTAAAATCCTCTAGTATAGGAAGAAGATGCAAACCAAGGCAGGAACAGAGTAAACAGAATGATGTCACAGCCGGAAATAGTAATCTTTCAAACCTGGTATGTGCAATAAATGCTGAATTAGCTTGGCTACTATTTTATCATATTTAGATACTAAATCTAAAAATGTTTGATAATTGTTAAGAAACAATTTGGTACGTTTTGTTAGGGAAATACTGATACACAGTTTGTATAGAAGCTAGTTTCATTAAATTCCTTCCAACTGTCCTTCAAACTTAGTAAAGCATTGTTTTTTGCCCATAATTTTTTTCAGACCAGGAACAAAGATCTTTCTTAATCAGGAAAGTAAGCATTTTTTTTGTAGACAAGTGCAGTCATTTTTAAGTTAGGCTACACTGAAGGGAGATTCTTGAGGGAATGGAAAATCTAAAACAACAGGAAATGGTTTAGAACAGAGGTTCTCAGAACGTTCCTTGGActagcaacatcagcatcacctaggaacttgttagaaatggagattctcaggccccactccaaACCCAATGAACCAGAAACTGAAGTAGAGTCCAGCAATCTGCAATTAACAAGCCTTCCAGATTATTCCGCTGcactttaaagtttgaaaatcactagTTTAGGTTATATGTCTTAAGTAGTTGAGTATGGGTCTTAGAAAACTTAGAATATAATGAAAACTATCCAGATACATCTTAAGCTCATCAAACTTCTGTTTTGAGAATTAGCATAAAAGCTGTTCCTGTCCCCTGGAAAGTCAAGTTGTTAAGTACATCTGTTTCAGAAAGCTTTTCTACATACAGAGCAACTAAAGGAAGATGAGATATCAAGAAAGTGCTATGTTGATAAGATACTATgagattttaaaatcagatggaccaaaaataaaccaaactaTGACATTCTAAGAGTGAATGGAATTGTATTTTATACTGCtggaaaattatatttgtaaaCTCATGGGTTTGTTTGCAAGGAAGTTggtgcctttaccagtgagatttgcTAATGATCAATAGAAGTTAGTAACATTTGGTCCATTTTCATAACATTTCAGTGTTTGGTGGTGTATCAGTACGTAAACAGAAGTGTTGAAGAGTTGTAGCTATTTGATAGGCAAATATTAGgctatttctttattaaaataatagtacAGTACAGTGCTCTAATATTAATCTTGAGCTATTAATAAAAATTCCTAAATTTACATTatgaaaactgacatttttacATATGATACAAATgtacttcatttttatgaaaagacttaggaatttaaaatattttattatagaagTTTGGGTTTACCTCCAAATTTGGTGCTTGTTTTATTCAGAGTAGAAATCTGTGTTTAAATATTATGAAGAAAAGTTCACATTCTTGACTGCTCCCAActcctaattatttttttctcattttgctaatAGGAAAATGGACCTCTCTCAAGAAAAAGATCCTCTTCTGATTCATGGGAACCTGCCTCAGGTagaatcaaaattaaatttcagaattttaaataaatttgcatCTTAATGGAActgttttttacttaaatttgtttaaatatgcAGTTTCCTTCCTAGAGGTAAATTCGGTGTCTCAGATTAGTTAAAAGTTTGGTAATGTTATATTCAGAAGGAATAGTTCTTGAATTCAGTATGTGTAAACAGTGGTTTGTCTTGACTCTTCTCTGCCTTCTTCAAGAGTTCCTAACAATGTGCTTTTCATATTGGTACTCAGTGTTCTACTTCTGAATCCTTGGCTACATTAAGAAGCATAATCTTAAATTCTTGGAATTATGGACTGAGGTCTTGATATTATAGATGCTTTGTTTAAGTTTGAAACTGTTATCAAGGTCTAAaactgtttcttaatttttcaaatacaaaGGTCCCTTTTTAATATCAAATTCAAGGACACCTACATGATATTAATTTGTACTTTCAGTAACTGTTGATTGAGAAAATACATAATAACAAACAGCTACTGTTAACTCAGTAATTCTTAAAGTATTCTTTTTAACTAGAAGATAGAACAGTGTAAAATTCAAACACTGCAGAAATGTATAACATAGAAAATGAAAGGCCCCCAGAAATGCCAACTGTTCAGAATAGTCTGGTgtatcaaatttctttttctgctataACTGCAGACTTTGAAAAATGGGCTTTACAAATTTCCACAATCAGTAAGATACATTGGACATACTgataatagccaacatttattgagcacttactgtgcgCCATGCTTTTAATCATTTGATTCACATCCTTATAAGGTGGTtacttttagagatgaaaaagcagGTACAGAGAGACAGTTCTGACTCATTCTTCTTCAGGTTTCATGTAAAACTCTGTTTTTTATACATTCTAGAGGTGTACTGCATTTTGACCAAGTGATCTTGAGTCTTAAAATCCATCTGCAGCCAAGGCTGAAATCATATTTTACTATTGTAGAAGGACCTTCTaggataaaagaataaatttgaggttttatgtgttgttttttaattttaaaaaattttacagtatTGTTGGTTTTAGTGATCAAATTTTAGTGGATTTTGACATTATAGTACAAGAACAATAATTTCTCAGCCATGAGCCATGAGATTGCTCCTGTACTGTGTTACATATTTGTAACACTATATAAATGATCACTTTGCACTGAGgtgaatggaaaacaaaatatcttTAGGCTAGCTCTGCTAGTATAAGGGACCACTGGTGGTGGTGTTGCCACCCAGCTGTTCagcatttttttctctgataATGACTAAGATAAAAATTCTCTTCAGTTCATGGGTTTGCAGATTTCATCAGTGGTGACTAAAGTAGTTTCCCATATACTGTTTCCCGCATGTTCGAACACTGCTTGAAAAGGATGCTTTCTACACATTTTCAGAGGCAGGTTTAAGATAATTGCCttcacttgtatttttatttctaatatgttTGCATGTTTTCATAATCCTCATTAATAATTATGGTGTTGTAATCTTAGTAAACATACATTTATACTTCTGTTGAATATCAACAGAATATAAAGGGCATAAGGGGATTTTTCGCTCTAGATAACATGAACAATGTTTATCTGATAGATAAATAATGAATAGATATTAATAATCcaaatattatgttttatttatattactgcTAATTACACTTAACAGTTGTGGTGATATACATAATCACACATTCATTAATCACACACAAGTTCAGGGATTTCAAAAATGTTGGTAGTGTAGGCATTTAGCTCTTTGGTCTTCCAGAGCCCTGTCCTTCGGCTGAATTCTGAGGACCAACTTAATCCCTCCCTAGTTTATTCCATAATTTATTAATAACCAATCCCCTATTGAGCATGTGgagttctcctttttttctttttacaaattcaGTCCCTATCTTATctgagtattttatatattaatagatATTTGAAGTGTTGTAAAACAAACATTCAGCCTACAAGTTGTACAAGAAGTATGAAAAGAATCATGAAACGTTTACAGTTACATTACTGCCCTAGAGAGCTTGCAAAAGGAGACCTGTAGTACCAGTTCACTCTCCTCTTAACACTAGATGTTAAAAGCTCTTAATAAGCTGATTtttcgggctcccctggtggcgcagtggttaagaatccgcctgccagtgcaggggacacgggttcaagccctggtctgggaagaccccacatgctgcagagcaactaagcctgtgcgccacaactactgagcctgcactctagagcccgcgagccacaactactgagcccgcgcacctagaggctgtgctctgcaacaagagaagcccgtgcatggcAGTGAagattagcccctgctcgctgcaactagagaaaagcccgcacgcagcaacaaagacccaatgcagccaaaaataaaataaattaattaaacaaaaaaacaccgtccactttaaaaaaataataataagctgaTTTTTCCTAAACTTTGCCCacagtttttctttcctcctagGTAAGTCTTTACTTCTTAAACAAAGCAGGAATTTCCCCTCATTACTAGCTGTGTATAAATTGACTTCTCTAAGGAAATGGAGCAAAACTCAAATTAGCAGCTCTGTAGCTTTTTTGTAACCCCCAAACTTAAGATAATCAGTGtaagtcttctctttttcttagttaTCTGATTTCTCATCCTGCCCTATAAGGGACCTCTGTCCTTTTTTATAAGACATTTAACCCCAGAAAACTTAGTGGGCATGGAATGATTTCTCAGGTAATAAAAATATCTGTAGAAGAATATAGATAGGAGCATTtgtttattaattgatttttcattCTTATAAATTGAGTTTTCCAGAGTATGTATTGATCAGGTTATGCAAATAATTGCTTAACTCttgaggtttttttggtttttgttttttaaatcaagctGTTAAGAATTTGGGGACATCGGTCCATGTGCAGAAAGAACTTGATTTAGGGAAATTTGATTTTGAGAATACTAGTTATATAAATAgtgaatttttaatgaataataaattttaagagtgaattaatgaaacatcacatttttaaacacagaaatttaaaaaaactggttAACTCAAATATATGTGCTTCTGGATGATATACATGCTTCTGGATGGAGCTCCTAACACAGAGAcaggttgtattagtttcctagggctgccataacaaagtacctaaacctgagtggcttaaaacaacagaaatttattgtctcatgaTTCTGGAAGCTAGAATTCCCAAACTAAGGTTATCAGCAGGACCATGCTCTCTCTTAAAAACTATAGGGGACACTCCTTTTACTTGCCCTTCCAGCTTCCGGTGTTTGTCTACAATCCTtagcattccttgacttgtaggtGCATCACTCCAGTCACGTGGCATCTTCTTCCTATGTGTCTTCATATTATCTTCCTCCTGCATGTCTTTCTccatgtccaaatttcctctttctataaggacaccagttgtactggattaggacccaccctaatgacctcattttaatttgattgcccctataaagaccctatttctaattcaggtcacattctgaggttctgggagtTAACACTTCAACATATCATTTTGGGAGCTACAGTTCAACCTATAACACAGCTGAAGACTAGAGGGATACatgggaaagaataaaaaatttaatagtaGGGAAAAAGACTTAggggaatttttttaattgagaaattaaaatttttctgccTTCAACTAGTtattgtgtatgtgttttaaggTACTATAAATTTAGATGTAAAAGTGTTAGATTTCTAGAACCAGGTAGGCTTTAGTCTAAGAAAGAGTATATGCACTTTGAGGAAAAGTGCCTTTAGGATCCTTTCCTTGTTACAGATACGCAGTGTTTTGGGGTGTAACACCTCTAATTCTATTTAGGTGGTAAACTTTTAATAGCTTTTGAATGAAAATGAGCATTTGTCATTAGCTTTGGACTAAATTTCGTGGACACTAGTATTTAtcagttaataaataaaatattaactctgTTTCCTCATTCCATATGTGGTTAATAATCTCAGCCTAAACTTTTagaatttaaacattttgtcAGGGTATTCTAGACACTTACTGAATAAACTTTAATAAGATAGGAAAGTATACTTTTCACTAATctggcaaaaattaaattttagcaGGCTCTAAGCAGAATAAATTCcctgacaaaagaaaaaggaactctgtGGACTCAGATCTGAAAAGCACAAGAGAATCTATAATGCCAAAAGCAAAAGAGTCCTTCCTTGAGAAGCGTCCTGATGGACCACATCAGAGAGAAAAATTTATAAAGCATATTGCACTGAAGACACCTGGTGGTGTATTGCGCTTGGAAGATATATCCAAGGAACCGAATGAAGAAGCTGATTGCTCCTCTGCAGGCTTGACACCTTCAAATACTGGGCACCATTCTTCCAGGAATAGTGACCAAATTCGTGTGGCAAGTACCAAAGAGACTAAGATACAGAAACCCCACTTACCTTTACCTCAGGAAAAGTCTGCAGTTAAAAAAGCTAGCAaccttcagaaaaataaaactgctagCTCTGTGGCATCACAGGAGACAAAACTTCTACCTTTACTTTCCCATGTTCCAAGTGCTGGTTCCTCTCGGGTTCCATTAAATGCTAAAAATTGCACTCTTCCAGTTCCTAAAAAAGATAAAGAGCGTTCCTCATCTAAAGAATGTTCTGGGCATTCTACAGAGTCCTCCAAACACAAGGAACACAAAGCAAAGACTAATAAGGCTGATTCTAACGTATCTACAGGGAAAATTTGTGGGGGATCTTTGCGTTCAGAATATGGCACTCCTACAAAGTCTCCCCCGGCTGCTTTGGAAGTTGTGCCATGTATTCCGAGCCCAACAGCACCTTCAGATAAAGCCCCTTCAGATAAAGAGAGTTCAGGAAATTCCAATGCAGGTAGCAATGCactgaaaagaaaactaaggGGTGATTTTGATAGTGATGAAGAAAGTTTAGGTTATAACCTAGACAGTGATGAGGAAGAGGAAACATTAAAATCACTGGAAGAAATAATGGCTTTGAACTTCAGTCAGACTCCTGCGACTACAGGAAAGCCTCCTGCTCTTTCTAAGGGGCTTAGATCTCAGTCATCAGACTATACAGTAAGTAGttttatgatatttatctttactTGAAGAGAGAAAGATGGATTGACTAGTGAACGAGGGATAGATTGTTAGAACTTACTTTAAAATTCACTGTTTGTTACAATTATAATTAGACTGAAAGTGGTATAGTTCTTTTTTGGTTAATGGATTTCCCATATCTTCAGCTTTATAACTGTAAATCAGTGGTCTCCAAACTTTTTTTGATCACACACACTTTtattagtaaaaaaaattttgagcATGTAccccaatatatatgtatacctatagatTATATACCTGTACTACTATACTACTATGTACTTTCTGAAGCatatgaagaaaacagaatttgaaaggaagaagaaaaaagtattttcctaTATAAGTTATATAGAAGTTACAATAGAGTAAGTTCTACTGGAGTTTCTATAGAAGTTCCATATAAATAGaagttctattattttcttcctgcaCCCCAATGGATCACCTTGCACACCCCCTGCTTTGGAGACCACTGCTGTAAATGAAGGTAGAGTGTAGAAATGTTGTTAATTGTGGTgtgcaattttatttataaagtgcttCATTCTATCTTGGGAATAAGCTGAATTAAATTCTCATGTGTGTAAAATATGGTGGGGAAGGTGTTAATGTTTCATGGTAACACCTAAAAATTAGTAGTTTAATTCcactaaaatagaatttaaaaataaagacagggTAGCTATGGAGCCCTTGGGTGTTAACAGTCAGTTCCTAAGGCTAGCAGGGTTTTTATAAGTAGTGCCTTTCCTAATAGATGGTAAAATCAAATTGCCTGCAGTACAAAATTCTAGATTTAAAGCATGATGgtgaaaattatctttttaagaaaGATATCCTCCTGGCCCAGGttattgaaatagaaaatattttttagtctTCTGAATAATTTAAAACATCCCAATTCTTCTACTAAGATACGTTATAAAGTATTGCcaaattttcttcttgttttaggAACATGTTCATAGTGGAACTTACACAAATACTTTAGAGCGTCTAGTGAAGGAGATGGAAGACACACAAAGGTAGGTTGGCATCGTGACTGTCTTGCTAAATTTAACATACTGTTTGTTTGTATGGCTGGCTTTTAATTTACCTTAAAAAAACATGAGAAATTAGCATGTATTTTGTGCTAGTGCTATTATAACAGTTTTGCTGTCAACTATGTTAGAAATAAGGTGTTCTTATTTACAGGCTGAATCAAAAGATCCTGGTTTTTATGGCATACTGCATTAATTAATAGTATGAATTCCTTTCTACTTATCACAGCTGGTATCTGGTAGCTGAAGTTCTTGATCAAAAGTGTGGGTagaaattttttgtattttttttattgtgacaaaaatatataacataaaatttaccatttcaatcatttttaaatgtatagttcaCTGGCATTACCATACATTcgcattgttgtgcaaccatcatcaccatccatctccagaacttttattttccatcttccctaactgaaattttatacccattaaacaataactccctattctcccctccctctagcccctggcaactaccactCTTTCTGTTACTATGAaattgactattctaggtacctcatataaatgggatcatacagtatttgtccttttatgactggcttatttcacttagcataatgtcttcaaggttcatccgtgttgtagcatgtgtcagaatttcctctttgaatttttgaatttatttttttatacaacaggttcttatgaattatctattttatacatattagtgtatatatgtcaatcccaatctcccagttcatcccaccaccaccactccccccgtcattttccccccttggtgtccatatgtttgttctctacatctgtgtctctatttctgctctgcaaatggttcatctgtaccatttttctaggttccatgtatatgcgttaatatacaatatttgtttttctctttctgacttcactctgtatgacagtctctagatcatccacatctctacaaatgacccaattt is a window encoding:
- the SLF2 gene encoding SMC5-SMC6 complex localization factor protein 2 isoform X1, whose product is MTRRCMPARPGFPSSPAPGSSPPRCHLRPGSTAPAAAGKRTESPGDRKQSIIDFFKPASKQDRHMLDSPQKSNIKYGESGLSISGTEQFERKLSSPKRSKPKRVPSEKSPVLEAFMKGVKEHHRDHGVHESRQPCVSLATKCPKAVTKYVPPSYLLSKETKKKHQSPEGRKSHFIHENSREKNDGDRGKISADSKKQAAVTEADIFKNSSRSLSSRSSLSRHHPGESPLGAKFQLSLASYCRERELKRLRREQMEQRINSENSFSAASTLSLKSSSIGRRCKPRQEQSKQNDVTAGNSNLSNLENGPLSRKRSSSDSWEPASAGSKQNKFPDKRKRNSVDSDLKSTRESIMPKAKESFLEKRPDGPHQREKFIKHIALKTPGGVLRLEDISKEPNEEADCSSAGLTPSNTGHHSSRNSDQIRVASTKETKIQKPHLPLPQEKSAVKKASNLQKNKTASSVASQETKLLPLLSHVPSAGSSRVPLNAKNCTLPVPKKDKERSSSKECSGHSTESSKHKEHKAKTNKADSNVSTGKICGGSLRSEYGTPTKSPPAALEVVPCIPSPTAPSDKAPSDKESSGNSNAGSNALKRKLRGDFDSDEESLGYNLDSDEEEETLKSLEEIMALNFSQTPATTGKPPALSKGLRSQSSDYTEHVHSGTYTNTLERLVKEMEDTQRLDELQKQLQEDIRQGRGIKSPVRIGDQDSTDDEDGLLEEHREFLKKFSVTIDAIPDHHPGEEIFNFLNSGKIFNQYTLDLRDSGFIGQSAVEKLILKSGKTDQIFLTTQGFLTSAYHYVQCPVPVLKWLFRMMSVHTDCIVSVQILSTLMEITIRNDTFSDSPVWPWIPSLSDIAAVFFNMGIDFKSLFPLENLQPDFNEDDLVSETQMTLGVKGSEDSSCKPIFSSLPETNILNVVKFLGLCTSIHPEGYQDCEIMLLILMLFKMSLEKQLKQIPLVDFQSLLINLMKNIRDWNTKVPELCLAINELSSHPHNLLWLVQLVPNWTSRGRQLRQCLSLVIISKLLDEKHEDIPNANNLQISVLHRYLVQMKPSDLLKKMVLKKRAEQPNGTIDDSLHLELEKQAYYLTYILLHLVGEVSCSHSFSSGQRKHFVHLCGALEKHVKCDIREDARLFYRTKVKDLVARIHGKWQEIIQNCRPTQGQLHDFWVPDS